AGTGAAATGCCATGCTTTTATGGGATTAAAAGATAGatggaacatcttttttggtccacgaactttgacaaagtatcattttaggtccgtgaactttgaaaatatcatttgaggtccacCAACTATAGATTAATATCAtgtgaagtactttttactatttccaagtttttttgaaCGAAAATACCCtaaataccttaaagtgtatatatttttaataaatttatcatatactcatattttttttaaatatctttacaatatattttttacaaattttctaaatataatttgaccttaaatattatcacttaattttgtgacatgcaagtaaaattgtttcttcaattttttatattaattttttaaaaattgaataaagaaagaacttttctttaataataaaaaattgaataatgaccttttcttgcatgtcacaaaattaaatgataatattgaaggtcaaattatatttagaaaatttgtcaaaaatatattgtaaagatatttataaaaaaatatgagtgtatgataaatttattaaaaatatacaccatttaaggtattgagggtattttcattaaaaaaactttgaaataataaaaagtatttcaaatgatattaactcatagttggtggaccttaaatgatattttcaaagttcacggatctaaaatgatactttgataAAGTTTATATACCAAAAAAATATTCCCTCTAAAAGATATAGTACAGGGGTAGCTCGGGAATTGCCATTTATAAGGAGACAAGCAAAAGCTTCTCCGATAGCTATAATAAATAATGCTTCTCTCTTTCTGCGGCTCAAATTCTCCTAGAAACATCATTCCACATAATCTCAAAATCCCAGCTCCCATTTTGGCTTTcgctttctttctctctctctggtAAATCCCAATTTCTCAGAAATGTCGATGGCAATTTTCTCCCCAAAGCTTCCATCTTTCACCCCTCACTCTCATGCCAAAACCCATCTAGGTTTGAGGCCTAGTTATCTCCCCCTCAGACACCTCGAGAAGCTTCAATCCCCCTTGGTCTTGAGCTCCGATAGCGCCTCTGGTGTGGCTCCTACTGCTCCGGAGGAGACTTCTTCTGTGGAGTCTCTTGGCTCCAACGGCTCTGCAACACCGCCGCCGGTGGCAGTGGAGTCTGTCAATGGTTTTCAGGATGCTAGGTGGGTTGGGGGAACTTGGGACTTGAAGCAGTTTGAGAAAGATGGCAACACTAACTGGGATGCTGTCATTGATGCTGgtccacttctctctctctccaaatacACTCGGTTTATCTTAATTGTATCAGCTCTTGCTCTATTATTGTCTTTTCTACGTATCAAAAATCGAATCTTTAAAATGtggggatgaataggagaaggTAACCTCTCTTTGTCTTCAATTTCTTTGTGGTATTTAGTAATTATAGTTCTATTGCAATACAAGTTGATTTATCTAGTAAAGGTGGGATTAGTGAGCCAATGTATACACTTCAAATAAAGTAAAGATCGTATCTTGATTGCTAAAGAACTTTGAAGACAGACCTTCAACCCAATTGTTGTCTCGGCttcaaattttggaatttttgtCAGAAATGATAAAGTGATGAAATTCCCTTTTACATATGTTTGGCTTGTTGCCGTTTCAGTCCAACCATAATGTAACCATTCACTTCCACTTCTTTGAGCTCAGCTTAATCGCACAAGGAAGTATATTCAAAATTCCAAGTCATATGTTACTTCCCTTTTAAATGGTATCTGAAAAGCAAAATACTTGTGTCGGATTTAAATTACTCTAATAAGTTGGTCCCTCATTGATCAGCTGGTGATTAGACTCACCTCTTTCTGTCTCTTTGTGTATTGCAGAGGTGAAGAGGAGGAAGTGGATGGAAGACAGCCCGCAA
This sequence is a window from Salvia splendens isolate huo1 chromosome 5, SspV2, whole genome shotgun sequence. Protein-coding genes within it:
- the LOC121805580 gene encoding light-harvesting complex-like protein 3 isotype 1, chloroplastic, giving the protein MSMAIFSPKLPSFTPHSHAKTHLGLRPSYLPLRHLEKLQSPLVLSSDSASGVAPTAPEETSSVESLGSNGSATPPPVAVESVNGFQDARWVGGTWDLKQFEKDGNTNWDAVIDAEVKRRKWMEDSPQSSNNEEPVVFDTSIIPWWAWMKRFHLPEAELLNGRAAMVGFFMAYFVDSLTGVGLVDQMGNFFCKTLLFVAVAGVLLVRKNEDFETIKKLVDETTFYDKQWQAAWQDETSEKK